The genomic DNA AAAACAACCGTGACTTCACACCACAGCACGTCCTCCTCAGGAGTCAGTATCTTCTCTGTCTAACATGCTCAGTGTTGCATCATGGGATTGTGGAGGCCTGTTGTCTACTCCCTGGTATTTTAGTCCAACTTTGGTTCACCAGCTGCTCCGTTTTCACCCTCACAGCCTTGTGTCAGGTCACGTTCGGACTCACTGTTCCTGTGGATTTCAAATGACTGAATCAGAACTTCTCTGTAGAAAGCACAGATTATAGGTCAAGTTTGAGTAATAGGATAACATCACATTGACTAAATCTAATTTCAGTGCCACCAAGAGCCCTAGGGGTAATTTGCTGGGAAAATAAGGGTCGATAAGGTTTTGCTTTAACACGTGTTGTCATCTGTGTTCCTGTCAGTCGGGTCGGTGGTGCCAGTGGCCCCATTACACTGAGCCAACAGACCGCctgcacgtctgtgtgtgtgtttgtgcctccGTTCAAATGCATGGACACATGATGCTATGGTGGCACTGCAGGCCACTGCGGATAAGAACATCCCCCGCTGGTTTTCACTACAGGGAAATCAAAAGCTAGAGAGTAAAAACATGTTAAAGATTTAGTCTGCGGCCCAGTGGAGTTAAATCATTCCTCTTTAGATGGAGAGGTTGCTCAGAGGTCCATAGGCACTGTGGGTTGTTGTGTAAAGCCGCTGGTGTTCGTATTTCAATCGGTGTCGCTGGTATTGTATTGATCTCGATAATGAAACCTGGAAACactttttcagaaaatgaagagaaagcAAATTGATCTGCCTCGGCTTGGTggtgtgtattttatttcactgttCTTGTTGTCGCATAGGCATACCAttaagcttttatttatttatatatatatatatatatatatatatatatatatatatatatatatctcatctcTATATCCAATACACAAGCTGTGAAGTTGGTGCCCAGTGGAAGGTGGGTGCTTACATGGGCATGGATGTTTATAGAAATGGTGTTTTAATGTGGTTACATTCGGTTATAGACTAGTAAAGGTTGATGTTTTCCTCTGACTGTAGCCAACTCTCTTTAATATTTGTACCTCAAGGGTTATTATGTTGTCTTTTAGATTAGTAAGCAGGCAGTGACGTGAGTTTGCTATTGTTGCACCAAGTGTCTGATgtggtgttgttttttgtattttccctcCAGAGCACCATAAACCCAGTGGATGGGATCTACCAACCCCCTCTGGACCCTGCTGTAGTCAACACCACGATGCCAACACAAACCGCACTACCCACAGGTGTTAAACATCACATTCACCACTACCtagacacatttatacacatggTATCATGTGCTTGCTGTGTATGTAGACCCAACCCAACTACTCCCAGAGAGGTGGACAACGGCGCCCCCTGTTGTTCACGccttcatctccttcagctGATGGACCTGTTCTGTGCAACGCTCTTGACAGTGTTACAGAACTGTCTGCCGTTTAATACCTTTTTGGGCAATTTGATCCAAGAGCAAATACTGTAATATTCtgtcacatttaaaatcctTAAATTCACACTTGGTATTGAAGACGATGTGGGAGGACAATATTGATTTTATTCAGGATTttgataaaatgtgtttgagggtAAAATATAGAAGTTACCTTCCTGACTGTTGGGGATCTACAGCATGGTCAAGTCGCATTATATCTGTCATGCTTTTTCAAGGAGAATTATGTATGTCTACATAATTCTCTCTGAAAATGTTTGTTAATATTCTGTTTTGAGCCAAGTGCTGTCCTTCAGTGTAATTTTAGTTTCAAGTAATGTTGTTAATAATCAACTGAATTCAATGGCACGGCATGACTAAGATCTGGGCTGTTTCGGTCAAATGATGCTCTGAAAACGATCCATGTAAAATAGGCCATGCTAATTTCATTCTCTTAATAGACTGTAATCCCCTCACAGCTGGGGCTTCTGTCTCAGATCTTTTTCTCAGCCTTCTGGATTTCAAGCTGCTGTTTTTAATGTGATGTTGCTTTATTTTAAGGCTTCAGTGCTAAAGCCTCTACTTTCTCTTTTTGCTGAAGACGCGTCTCAGGTGTGTAAATCAGACCAACGACCCTCCACGTTGTCCGTTGGTCCCGTCGTCACGGTGATGGGCAGTCTGCAGACTCCAACTCCCAACAGCACAGGTGAAAGTTCACTTCACACTTATCAAAGCATTAAGAGCTGTAACACTACATGGAAAGGTGATTTGTCACAGTAGTAATTCATGTAAATCACACATTCCTCTAATTATTAAGCCAAATTAAATATTGGGAACCGCAGTTATATTCCTGGTTTGGTGCGTTGGTCCAATCCGTCGTGACATATATTAAAAATAGTTACAGCATACAAGCcacattttgtcaaaacaaaactCAATGTTCATTCATTAGCTGGTTTTAGTGATATAACATGATCTTTATCAGTAGATAATGTTTTCATGGGATTAAAGATCTTTCAGCACTTTAAGGACTTTTCATCCACGTTGGCTTAAAGTTAACGTTCAAAGTTAATTTTTGACTTAAACAGCAActgtcaaattaattaattaattaataaaatacttcaTGACCCATTAAGTGCCTAAGGGGGGTGGAGGTGACGTTTCATCAACTTCAAACTTCACCTTTATATTTTCccctgcctttttaaaaatgtaaatcttcttatttgtattacaagaaatgtgttttctagCTCATACCGTGGTAAACGTCAAAAGGAAGGAGATATGATATCATAATTAGGAGAAAGAACAGTGTGGGCCCTTGTcagaataatataatgtattattagaTCCTAATGCACAAGCAACGTGATGCTAATGTATCAAGAACTCAACCAAAacagtaaaagtaataatacCTTGAATTATTACTGTACTCCTGCCACCCTGAGTGCTGTGTCAACGAACATATTGAATTAAAAAGCCGCGTAGGAAAGCACAGCCAGGCTCATGTTTGTCTCCTGTGCTGAGGCGACAGTATTAAAATGCTGCGCTGTGCACTAAGGAGGCAGGCTGCGGCCTCCAGGGCACAGTCGATCTGCTCTGCAGAGGAAGCCGTCACTATGTTAAAGACAGCTTGATGTTACTTTACACAGCCAGCTGGACCGGGGTCAGGATATAATGCTTATGTGGAACAGCATAATGTTGATTTGACCATGACCTGTAAACTGTATGAAGAAGGAAGCCTTATTGATTTGAATGCTGCAGGAGGGAGCTAACTTGACAGACAGTGTTTGaattttcttttccccctctaTCAGGGAGTGGCCCGTCAGGCTCCAGCAGCGGCATCGCCTCCCCGGCTCACATGCCCCTCCCCTCGCACTCGGTGCCAGATTTCTCTTATTCCTCCAGCGAGGATGAGTTCTACGATGCTGACGAGTTCTACCAGAGCAGCACTTCCCCCAAACACTGCATAGAGTGAGTACAGTATCACTCCGCCACCCCCCTGCAGCCAACACCACATACAGTAAATCTATTGTTTTATAACTTAAAAGCAACACTATAATGACAGCGTTTAGCAGGTCGGGTGGGAAAATGCCGCCCAGTGCAAATCAACATTAAGTCGGAGAGCTTTGCGACATGATTTGTTGTGAATTCCCActcactcttctctctcctgtttcctgtcgCCTTTCCACTCTCTCTATTTCCTCCTCAGTCCCTCAGGGCCTCAAGCTGCATCGCCTCTCACCAATGAAGCATTGAAACGACCAAACACCACCGAGTCCCTGAACTCGTCCATGTCCAACGGCACCACAGATGCAGGTAAAAAGGAAAGCACACATAAATGTATAACAACATTAACACTGAGCTGCTATGGTATTCCAGTTGTTACTCCCCTGCTTTAGTTTTCCCCATCTACACTTAGAATATCAATCACAATTGGGTTTTGTCAAATGGCGGAAAGGGACGTCTTGCACATGAGAAGTCGGGGAACGTAATGTCATGACACCCAAGTGAGACGTGTCCTCTGCTGTTGTCTGCAGACCAGTTTGACAGCCACGATGACCgcgatgatgaaggtgagggcGAGTCTGTGGAGGAGCACAAGAGCGTCATCATGCATCTTCTCTCTCAAGTTCGATTGGGCATGGACCTCACGAAGGTAAAGACCCCTGACCACCATTACTTACTTATGTCTCCATTTCTCTCACTGCGGCGGTCCTTTCTCCTTTTACTCGCCAACATCATCTGTGCAAGCGGTTTTCTATTGAACAACGCTGTGTAGCAACAGTTGTACAATGTTTCTCCTTTGTTATATTTCACAGGTGGTCCTGCCTACTTTCATCCTAGAGAGGAGATCTTTGTTAGAAATGTACGCAGACTTCTTTGCACATCCAGACTTATTTGTAAGGTAAGGGTCATCGCTCTCACTGGTGCAAGCTTTTGCATCACacggtttaaaaataaataaattcagaaatGGTCCAATATTAAGAAGTTTAACTTATTTGTTTGACTTCCGCTAGTATCGCTGAGCAGCTGGAGGCCCGGGACCGCATGGTTTACGTGGTAAAGTGGTACCTGTCAGCTTTCCATGCAGGGAGGAAAGGTTCAGTGGCCAAGAAACCTTACAACCCAATCCTGGGGGAGGTCTTCTACTGCCACTGGGACCTGCCCAGCGAAACAGAGGAGCCTTCCACACTCACGGTGAGCGCTCACGCTTCTGCAGCCCTTGTGGGTTCATCACTACTCGGGACTATGTGTATATAATCAGCTATGGTACAGCATTTTGCATTAATGTCGCAAGAAACAAAAGAATGTCACATCTTTACAAAAGTTTATATTTATGCCAGATTTATTGAGAAGAAGGTACcactttatatattaaaaaacagcTAAATGTCACTTtgacttaaatgtagttgttgGCCTGTTCAGCTTATTGAGACTCTGTATTTGGTTGTAACAAACTTTGTTCTTATTGCGTAAAACTGGTTTCCTTTTAAGTACATTGATACACAAGCAACCCGTTCAATTTCATATTATTTAGAGTCACAAcaattaattagtttttcagGGTTTGCATATTTGTAACCTGTTAAAAGTTGTTtattttccctccctctcctccaccctccaggAGACGGTATCAGAAGGTCCAGTACCGTGGTCTTCAactaacagtgtgtgttttgtggcaGAGCAGGTCTCTCACCACCCACCCAGTAAGTGTGGATCTTATTTATgttatgatttttattttgatagggACAGTACATGTAGCCACTGTTACATTTACATAAAGTGCTTAtaacagcaaaaataaatgaaaatgtataaacTCTCTGTGTTCACAACCAAATTAAATTGTTTGACTGATTTTTAAAGACTCGTTTTCTGGACTGTCGCAGAGACATTATCACTCTTCTACATTCACATGAGaacttcttctctcctttctgtAGTTTCTGCATTCTACGCAGAATGTTTAAATCAGAAGATCCAGTTCAACGCTCACATCTGGACAAAGTCTAAGTTCTTAGGCATGTCCATAGGTGTCCACAATATTGGCCAAGGTACTGAGGCTGCTTCATAAACTTTACACCCTTTACTGTCACTACCTCATGTAGTTGTTGATTATTTGCTGGTCTCATTTCAGGTTGTGTGTCGTGTTTGGAGCACGATGAACATTACGTCCTCACCTTCCCGAACGGATATGGCAGGTGCGTGTTACTATATTCTTGCGCCATCGCACACATCTTTATGGTCAATAATGTGTGCGTCACTGACCGGAGCCCGTCTGTCCAGGTCGATCCTGACCGTGCCGTGGGTGGAGCTGGGTGGGGAGTGCAACATCTCCTGCTCCAAGTCGGGCTACAGTGCTAACATCGTGTTCCACACCAAACCCTTCTACGGAGGAAAGAAGCACAGGATCACCGCTGAGATTTTGTAAGAGGGAAACGGTTGCACAGCAGTTTTAAATCGCAGTTCAAAGACTGGTAAAACTTTTTATATAGTATACCACAATTATGTTCTATCTCTCTTTCAGTGCCCCTAATGATAAGAAGTCTTTCTGCTCCATTGAAGGAGAATGGAACGGAGTGATGTATGCCAAGTGGGCGACTGGAGTGAgtcttttctttatctcttcCTTTTCccatttctcttgttttttttttttttaatggggtGGAGGCTAAATATAAAATCGGACAATAATTAATTGAGGCCAAATGTAGGCATTCAAAACACTTGGGAATAATTACTAAAGGAAAGAGTTTCGCtatgaatgaacacattaatacatgtattggtgtgttttgtgtgcgtttcTAGGAGAACACAGTGTTCATCGACACGAGGAGGATAGGCATCATTAAGAAGAAAGTGAGAAAGCTGGAAGACCAGCTTGACTACGAGTCCCGAAGGTGAGAAAGGAAGCCGCCCTCGCATACCAATACGGACATACCgaggatcaggaaaaacagtCCCTCACTCCGAAACTACACTCTTGTCGTTTCCCTTCACCAGATTGTGGCGAGATGTGACGTTGAACTTGAAGCGGAGAGACATCGATGCAGCAACAGACGCCAAACACCGGCTggaggagaaacagagagccgaagccagagagaggaaggagaacgAGCAGCAGTGGGAGACCAGGGTGAGACTGCCTGTTCCTTATCTACCAGCAGGAACAGGAACACTATGTTATTATAGACTACACACTCATGAAACGCTGGGACATTGACATGCAtcttttcaccttttttaaagctctGTATATTCTTACACCAGCAAAAGGAAAGCATTCACTTATTTTCCAGTTAACCGATTGGACACAGCTTGTGTCGTTGTCGTAGAACAGGTAATAGGAGGCACTTCACTCTATACTTGAAATTTGACAGATCTAACAACAACTTTATTTCACTGGTAGACCAAATCAGTGTTAGACATGTCAGATAATTGTGCAGTTTTATTTCAGGATCAGTTTAAATATTTGATTGTAAACCATGTTTTTGCTTGTGTGTTGCTGCAGCTATTCCACGAGGACGGAGAGTGCTGGGTCTATGACGAGCCTCTATTAAAGAGATTAGCCTCTCAGGGGCACTGAGAAGACTACGCACACTAGGATACACACAGCATACATATGCAtaaagaaatgcacacacaacagAGTCTTCATAAGAACTCTTTTGCAAAACCACTTCTTTTCCCAGCCTTGGAATGACTGATGATTGATTATGTACACAGCTTTGCATTTGACTGTAAAACAACAATATGAAATCAAATGGAAAAGCATCTAGGATGTAACGTGAAAACTAGTTAAAGCTCCTCTCCTTATTTGGGCAATTTCACTTCCACCGATACCCACCACCCGCCAAGACCAGACTCGGCGGTGCACAGTGAAGACGGGAGGGTTGGCACATCTCGTCTCTCAACTCTGTGCGTCAATTTTACGACGGCACCCGACATCTGCGCCACAGGACGAGCAAGAGCAGCACGCGTTTCCCtacacaaatatttttttgggggagggggcAAGGGGTGTGTATGGTTGAGGGTGTTCAATTCAAATAAACCGTGACAAAAAAATCGTCGCTCTACATCTCAGGGAATCTGGTGACTGAGGAAAGAAAGCTGCTGCCCCCTCCGAGAGTCTGACAGCCTTATAACGGTGGAAGGGATGAATCTTAAAGGGGCGGGGGAGAAATTCTCCGCTTGCCTGCAAATAGTTGTAACTGTtgtttatatatagatatacatatgatggatatataaatatatattctcttttttttctttttttcaatgctctttttgtttctttttctttttggcaacAGTGTAACATATTTGAGGATATGAACTTGATGGCTTTACATCTTTTAGGAATCATTCCATTTACCCCTTTTGGTGTTGTGTTCCCATTTGAGGTCAACGTTGCCGCATATGTTGTCCTTCACACTGTTCACAAGCAAAGCCCGACATAAGCCATAGCATCTGAACTCACTGATTGGGAGAGTTGTGATAGATTTGTGGAATATATGCAATAAAGAGATCATTGACATTGCCTGTTCAAAGGACAAATTTGGGTGTCCATTATGCCAAAAAGATTTAGATAAAAAGGCTAAAGGGATTTTCCTCtggacagaaaacaaacaatcctCTGAAAATGTTACCATGTTACTACCTGAAGGCATTTATGAACAAATGATTGTTTACATATTCATGTCTTTCTGGATTGCTGGTTCATGATGAGGACGTAAGACGAGGACGGTGTCTGTGAAGTCTCCCTTTTTGTGCCGGTTTCCTCTCCAAACCCGCAGCTGTCGGACTGGATCACCTCGATGGTTCACACGTCGTCACAGGACGATGAGTGAAAACGAGGAACCAGTGGAGACTTTTGAAACAACACTGCTGCTGTTTCGTAGTGCTGCTTGAGTCCAGACTGTTCTACCGGTTCTGTTTTCGCATCAACTTCATTTACTTTGTCCAATGATTTTTTAGATCACCACATAGAGGGCAATATGTATCCTACTGTACACCGCTGCTTTCTCAAACCGTTATTCATTCTCTAATTTACAGCTACACAGATTGGATATTAATGCAACGATATTGGGCTGAAAgtcagaaataaaaaacaaacattttcaacTGAAGATGCTCAAGAATATCTGTGTTGTAGCGAGCTCGCGTCAGAGATGAATCTGATCGATTTCAATGAATATTGAAAGAGTTAAAGTCAATGAATCTGTTGACAGGATCTATAAAGACGAACATATTCCTGGTGCTGTGTGTATGAAAAACTTGCAGCTGgtgaatttaattattttaagcaTACATGCCTTTAGAAACGAGCCAAATTAAATTCAGTGTCCTAGCTAAATTTGTtagtttttactttgttttttccTCCATGGTATGTCTTTATAAATTATATTGAATCGAGGCCTTGCCATACATTTCAGTATCACTCAGTATCGCCTGTTAGAGAgcaatcaaaatgtattttttatttcaattttgaTCATAACCATTGATTGTATCAGATTTTCCTGTTTATTGATGCAAAGTATTAAATCTCCATGAGTTTATTCCTGTGAGATATTGTCTTGGTTATTTCAAATGAGTATTGTCTCATCTTATTGCTCAGAACATTGTGACAGACTTCAGGTAGGATACGCTACATGAAAGCTTTTATTAATCGCCCAGAAACCAACCTAGCTGGGAAAAatacgatttaaaaaaaataataacattaaataacTAGATCGAACAAAAAACTATTTCTGAACATGCACCATATTAGCACAATAACAAATTAATTGATATTCTTAAAACTAGATTTTGACACTGGTCCTTCATGGCCAGTTGAAGATTAGCTCAAAAATACGATACAGTACAGACAATAAGATAATATATCGTCTCTCTGCCATAAAAGGCAGAGTGGGTCTCTGTCTTCAGCTGGACAGGAACTGTTTCAGGATCTGTTTCAGGAACGGGCGTTACCACTGCAGCTAAAGAAACGCATggacatggacacatataacaagCTATATAACAAGctgtaacatggacactgaGAGCTCTAGTCAAACACAACTGTTTGAGAAGATGAAATAAAGTttacgtttctttttttgtaatctcAAAAGTTGTCCTCAAAGTTAATTGAAACCTGATGAAAATTAAAATCCGTTTCTTTACTTGTTTGTTATGACAGACTGTTTTAAgcatctataacatataataatgacACATACTTGCCAGATtttgaaaagaagagagaaaaataatttacacaaaggacattttcagaaaaaaagacaaaaaagaccaGGCGGCCTTTCATAATTACAGATCTAaaagggttgttgttgttgttgttgttgttgctgtttttcttctcgGCCCTCCTCGGCAGATGGAGTTTGCTCATTTGTCATGGAGATGGAGCAAACTGGTAAAACATGTTGTAATAACAAATATAGATATTTAATAATTGTATGTTCTATGACACGTTTGGCCAGCAGAGGCACCAGACACTGACCTATCTTTCCCATCAGCCAGTGCGACATTCCCCTATAAAAACGATCCGCACCCTCAGCCAGTCCTCACTCTTCTCCTTCGCACCAGGTAA from Cyclopterus lumpus isolate fCycLum1 chromosome 4, fCycLum1.pri, whole genome shotgun sequence includes the following:
- the osbpl9 gene encoding oxysterol-binding protein-related protein 9 isoform X2, producing the protein MASIMEGPLSKWTNVMKGWQYRWFVLDYNAGLLSYYTSKDKMMRGSRRGCVRLRGAVIGIDDEDDSTFTITVDQKTFHFQARDADEREKWIHALEGTILRHTLQLREAETGLVPSVQDFDKKLAEADAYLQILIDQLKLFDDKIKDCKEDESRRKIEILKETTCSMVESIKHCIVLLQIAKSTINPVDGIYQPPLDPAVVNTTMPTQTALPTDASQVCKSDQRPSTLSVGPVVTVMGSLQTPTPNSTGSGPSGSSSGIASPAHMPLPSHSVPDFSYSSSEDEFYDADEFYQSSTSPKHCIDPSGPQAASPLTNEALKRPNTTESLNSSMSNGTTDADQFDSHDDRDDEGEGESVEEHKSVIMHLLSQVRLGMDLTKVVLPTFILERRSLLEMYADFFAHPDLFVSIAEQLEARDRMVYVVKWYLSAFHAGRKGSVAKKPYNPILGEVFYCHWDLPSETEEPSTLTETVSEGPVPWSSTNSVCFVAEQVSHHPPISAFYAECLNQKIQFNAHIWTKSKFLGMSIGVHNIGQGCVSCLEHDEHYVLTFPNGYGRSILTVPWVELGGECNISCSKSGYSANIVFHTKPFYGGKKHRITAEIFAPNDKKSFCSIEGEWNGVMYAKWATGENTVFIDTRRIGIIKKKVRKLEDQLDYESRRLWRDVTLNLKRRDIDAATDAKHRLEEKQRAEARERKENEQQWETRLFHEDGECWVYDEPLLKRLASQGH
- the osbpl9 gene encoding oxysterol-binding protein-related protein 9 isoform X1, translating into MASIMEGPLSKWTNVMKGWQYRWFVLDYNAGLLSYYTSKDKMMRGSRRGCVRLRGAVIGIDDEDDSTFTITVDQKTFHFQARDADEREKWIHALEGTILRHTLQLREAETGLVPSVQDFDKKLAEADAYLQILIDQLKLFDDKIKDCKEDESRRKIEILKETTCSMVESIKHCIVLLQIAKDQSNEQQHANGLISTINPVDGIYQPPLDPAVVNTTMPTQTALPTDASQVCKSDQRPSTLSVGPVVTVMGSLQTPTPNSTGSGPSGSSSGIASPAHMPLPSHSVPDFSYSSSEDEFYDADEFYQSSTSPKHCIDPSGPQAASPLTNEALKRPNTTESLNSSMSNGTTDADQFDSHDDRDDEGEGESVEEHKSVIMHLLSQVRLGMDLTKVVLPTFILERRSLLEMYADFFAHPDLFVSIAEQLEARDRMVYVVKWYLSAFHAGRKGSVAKKPYNPILGEVFYCHWDLPSETEEPSTLTETVSEGPVPWSSTNSVCFVAEQVSHHPPISAFYAECLNQKIQFNAHIWTKSKFLGMSIGVHNIGQGCVSCLEHDEHYVLTFPNGYGRSILTVPWVELGGECNISCSKSGYSANIVFHTKPFYGGKKHRITAEIFAPNDKKSFCSIEGEWNGVMYAKWATGENTVFIDTRRIGIIKKKVRKLEDQLDYESRRLWRDVTLNLKRRDIDAATDAKHRLEEKQRAEARERKENEQQWETRLFHEDGECWVYDEPLLKRLASQGH
- the osbpl9 gene encoding oxysterol-binding protein-related protein 9 isoform X4; the encoded protein is MSIGTRHPEAETGLVPSVQDFDKKLAEADAYLQILIDQLKLFDDKIKDCKEDESRRKIEILKETTCSMVESIKHCIVLLQIAKDQSNEQQHANGLISTINPVDGIYQPPLDPAVVNTTMPTQTALPTDASQVCKSDQRPSTLSVGPVVTVMGSLQTPTPNSTGSGPSGSSSGIASPAHMPLPSHSVPDFSYSSSEDEFYDADEFYQSSTSPKHCIDPSGPQAASPLTNEALKRPNTTESLNSSMSNGTTDADQFDSHDDRDDEGEGESVEEHKSVIMHLLSQVRLGMDLTKVVLPTFILERRSLLEMYADFFAHPDLFVSIAEQLEARDRMVYVVKWYLSAFHAGRKGSVAKKPYNPILGEVFYCHWDLPSETEEPSTLTETVSEGPVPWSSTNSVCFVAEQVSHHPPISAFYAECLNQKIQFNAHIWTKSKFLGMSIGVHNIGQGCVSCLEHDEHYVLTFPNGYGRSILTVPWVELGGECNISCSKSGYSANIVFHTKPFYGGKKHRITAEIFAPNDKKSFCSIEGEWNGVMYAKWATGENTVFIDTRRIGIIKKKVRKLEDQLDYESRRLWRDVTLNLKRRDIDAATDAKHRLEEKQRAEARERKENEQQWETRLFHEDGECWVYDEPLLKRLASQGH
- the osbpl9 gene encoding oxysterol-binding protein-related protein 9 isoform X3, yielding MAFLHFPMRPSSAGREVATRTRTVRRSKSKAAVAPDMEAETGLVPSVQDFDKKLAEADAYLQILIDQLKLFDDKIKDCKEDESRRKIEILKETTCSMVESIKHCIVLLQIAKDQSNEQQHANGLISTINPVDGIYQPPLDPAVVNTTMPTQTALPTDASQVCKSDQRPSTLSVGPVVTVMGSLQTPTPNSTGSGPSGSSSGIASPAHMPLPSHSVPDFSYSSSEDEFYDADEFYQSSTSPKHCIDPSGPQAASPLTNEALKRPNTTESLNSSMSNGTTDADQFDSHDDRDDEGEGESVEEHKSVIMHLLSQVRLGMDLTKVVLPTFILERRSLLEMYADFFAHPDLFVSIAEQLEARDRMVYVVKWYLSAFHAGRKGSVAKKPYNPILGEVFYCHWDLPSETEEPSTLTETVSEGPVPWSSTNSVCFVAEQVSHHPPISAFYAECLNQKIQFNAHIWTKSKFLGMSIGVHNIGQGCVSCLEHDEHYVLTFPNGYGRSILTVPWVELGGECNISCSKSGYSANIVFHTKPFYGGKKHRITAEIFAPNDKKSFCSIEGEWNGVMYAKWATGENTVFIDTRRIGIIKKKVRKLEDQLDYESRRLWRDVTLNLKRRDIDAATDAKHRLEEKQRAEARERKENEQQWETRLFHEDGECWVYDEPLLKRLASQGH
- the osbpl9 gene encoding oxysterol-binding protein-related protein 9 isoform X5, producing the protein MVESIKHCIVLLQIAKDQSNEQQHANGLISTINPVDGIYQPPLDPAVVNTTMPTQTALPTDASQVCKSDQRPSTLSVGPVVTVMGSLQTPTPNSTGSGPSGSSSGIASPAHMPLPSHSVPDFSYSSSEDEFYDADEFYQSSTSPKHCIDPSGPQAASPLTNEALKRPNTTESLNSSMSNGTTDADQFDSHDDRDDEGEGESVEEHKSVIMHLLSQVRLGMDLTKVVLPTFILERRSLLEMYADFFAHPDLFVSIAEQLEARDRMVYVVKWYLSAFHAGRKGSVAKKPYNPILGEVFYCHWDLPSETEEPSTLTETVSEGPVPWSSTNSVCFVAEQVSHHPPISAFYAECLNQKIQFNAHIWTKSKFLGMSIGVHNIGQGCVSCLEHDEHYVLTFPNGYGRSILTVPWVELGGECNISCSKSGYSANIVFHTKPFYGGKKHRITAEIFAPNDKKSFCSIEGEWNGVMYAKWATGENTVFIDTRRIGIIKKKVRKLEDQLDYESRRLWRDVTLNLKRRDIDAATDAKHRLEEKQRAEARERKENEQQWETRLFHEDGECWVYDEPLLKRLASQGH
- the osbpl9 gene encoding oxysterol-binding protein-related protein 9 isoform X6 — encoded protein: MVESIKHCIVLLQIAKSTINPVDGIYQPPLDPAVVNTTMPTQTALPTDASQVCKSDQRPSTLSVGPVVTVMGSLQTPTPNSTGSGPSGSSSGIASPAHMPLPSHSVPDFSYSSSEDEFYDADEFYQSSTSPKHCIDPSGPQAASPLTNEALKRPNTTESLNSSMSNGTTDADQFDSHDDRDDEGEGESVEEHKSVIMHLLSQVRLGMDLTKVVLPTFILERRSLLEMYADFFAHPDLFVSIAEQLEARDRMVYVVKWYLSAFHAGRKGSVAKKPYNPILGEVFYCHWDLPSETEEPSTLTETVSEGPVPWSSTNSVCFVAEQVSHHPPISAFYAECLNQKIQFNAHIWTKSKFLGMSIGVHNIGQGCVSCLEHDEHYVLTFPNGYGRSILTVPWVELGGECNISCSKSGYSANIVFHTKPFYGGKKHRITAEIFAPNDKKSFCSIEGEWNGVMYAKWATGENTVFIDTRRIGIIKKKVRKLEDQLDYESRRLWRDVTLNLKRRDIDAATDAKHRLEEKQRAEARERKENEQQWETRLFHEDGECWVYDEPLLKRLASQGH
- the osbpl9 gene encoding oxysterol-binding protein-related protein 9 isoform X7, with amino-acid sequence MRQDQSNEQQHANGLISTINPVDGIYQPPLDPAVVNTTMPTQTALPTDASQVCKSDQRPSTLSVGPVVTVMGSLQTPTPNSTGSGPSGSSSGIASPAHMPLPSHSVPDFSYSSSEDEFYDADEFYQSSTSPKHCIDPSGPQAASPLTNEALKRPNTTESLNSSMSNGTTDADQFDSHDDRDDEGEGESVEEHKSVIMHLLSQVRLGMDLTKVVLPTFILERRSLLEMYADFFAHPDLFVSIAEQLEARDRMVYVVKWYLSAFHAGRKGSVAKKPYNPILGEVFYCHWDLPSETEEPSTLTETVSEGPVPWSSTNSVCFVAEQVSHHPPISAFYAECLNQKIQFNAHIWTKSKFLGMSIGVHNIGQGCVSCLEHDEHYVLTFPNGYGRSILTVPWVELGGECNISCSKSGYSANIVFHTKPFYGGKKHRITAEIFAPNDKKSFCSIEGEWNGVMYAKWATGENTVFIDTRRIGIIKKKVRKLEDQLDYESRRLWRDVTLNLKRRDIDAATDAKHRLEEKQRAEARERKENEQQWETRLFHEDGECWVYDEPLLKRLASQGH